ATTGCAGTTGTGAAAGCGAATGGCTACGGACACGGGGCAGAAGCTGTTGCCAGGCAGGCACTGAAGAGTGGTGCGGCATTGCTGGCTGTCGCAACGCCGGACGAAGCACTTGAATTGCGGGGACAGGGGATTGATGCGGACATCTTAGTGATGGGGGCATCTCCTGTATCGTTCATCCCGGTCGCTGTGGAACATAACGTTATTTTAACAGCTTATTCAGCTGACTGGGTGCGGCAGGCCCGGAATGCTGCATCCGGGGATGTGCGCATCCATTTAAAGGTGGATACCGGCATGGGGCGTCTTGGAATTCAGCCGGAAGAAACGGAAGAAGTGCTTGCTATGCTGAGGCGATCGCCGTTTCATCTTGAAGGAGTGTTCACTCATTTTGCAACAGCAGACGAAGCGGACAGCGATTTACTGAATCGACAGGGAGAACGGTTTACCGCAGTGTTGAAGCATACAGGGACAGGTCTGCTGATCCATGCAGCTAACAGTGCTGCAGCGCTTCTGCACCCGGAATTTGCGTTCAATGCAGTGCGGGCCGGGATTGCCATGTATGGCATTGCGCCCTCGGCCTATGTGGAAAGTGAACTGAAGTCACCGCTTAAACCCGCTATGAGTTTATCTACAGAACTCGTTCATGTGAAAAAATTACCGGCCGGCAGTACGGTAAGCTATGGAGCGACGTATGTGACCGAAAAAGATGAATGGATTGGTACGTTGCCTATAGGCTATGCGGATGGACTGTTGCGGGGGCTGCAGGGGCAGGAAGTGCTGATCCGCGGAAAGCGGGTCCCGATTATCGGGCGAATCTGCATGGACCAATGCATGGTGCGACTGCAGCAGGAGATGCCTGCAGGGGAGCCTGTGCAGCTGCTGGGCGTGCAGGGGGGAGAGCAAATCCGGGCAGAAGAGTGGGCCCGGTGCCTTGAAACAATTCCTTATGAAATTCCATGCATGCTGACTGCCAGAGTGCCCCGATTCCTGCGCTAAAGGGAGCATTTTACCAATTCGTCCTTTTCAAGCACTGTTTCTGATGTTAAGATGAATGCATAGGTTCGATGAATGGGGTTCCGGGAGGTGTCAGCTGTGTACGAGAACGAAAGTGCGAAGACAAAAGAAGTGATTGTGAAGCTGCCAAAAACCATGGTGTCAGAACTGACAGCATGCACATATGAACATGTGGAAGAAGCTGGCGACTACGTTTACGTGTCGACACAACGGGTAAAGAGAACTACTTATGGTTCAAATCACATTCGGGAAGCGATGATCAAGGGCTACGTGGAGATGTCACAGATCAATCTTTCGATTGCCTGTGAGTGTTCTCACGCGGAATACGAAGCGGAGCATAACCTGTCAGTGCGACTCGTAAGCGGAGGGTGACAGCTTGATTGTAAAACGCGGAGACGTTTTTTTTGCAGAGTTATCACCAGTAGTCGGTTCCGAGCAGGGCGGGACCCGGCCTGTTCTGGTTATTCAAAACGATATTGGAAACCGCTTCAGCCCGACAGTCATTGTAGCGGCGATCACAGCACAGATTCAGAAAGCGAAATTGCCGACTCATGTTGAAATCAGCGCGAAAGCGAATGGGTTTGAACGTGACTCGGTCGTTTTGCTTGAACAGATCCGGACCATTGACAAGTCACGGCTGACGGATAAAATTACCCATCTTGATGATGGACTCATGGAAAAAGTGGACGAAGCGCTGGAAGTCAGCGTTGGACTTGTGAAATTTTAGTCTATACATAACTTAAAAATCACCGGGAAACGCACTTTTTCCGGTGATTTTTTCTATGTTTTTAGCATTGCCGGCAAGGAAACCGCAAAAAACGTGAGAAACCGTCAGTTTTCCGATACAATAGAAATATATATAAAGTTTCTTAATCTTATACATACTTACCTGAGGAGGATTTTCAACTAGATGAACGAAAAATTAGCACTGTTTATTAACAGGCATTTAAATGATATTTTGCCCGCATGGCAGGAAGTACTGGAAGCGGATGACCGGGAAGGATCATTTCAGATGCTGGCATCTGAAATGCGCGACCAGACAAGCCGTGAGTTTGCAGAACTGATGCTGACGAACTTATCGGAGAGCCATCAGGCATATGAGCACCGGCTCAATGATTTCTCTGAAAAGGTTGTGCGGCTTGGCTGGTCTATCGTATTTGTCACCCGGGCGATTGATGCGTTTTCCCGAACCGTTTACGCGAAAATGGAAGAAGAGAACTTTATCGGAGAAGATGATATTCGCGATTATATCAATGTCTTCCAAAATTGGATTGGGCCGATGCGCAATAGCATTATCGCAGCATATTCAAAGACATGGGAACGTACCGTGAGTCTACAGAAAATTGCACTGCAGGAACTGTCAGCTTCTCTTATTCCGGTATTTGATAAAATCTCTGTAATGCCGCTCGTCGGTACTATTGACACGGAGCGTGCAAAACTGATTATGGAAAACCTGCTGCAGGGTGTTGTTAAGCACCGTGCGGAAGTGGTACTGTTGGATATTACTGGTGTGCCGGTCGTCGATACGATGGTCGCTCATCACATCATCCAGGCAGCAGACGCAGTTCGTCTCGTCGGTGCAAAATGTATGCTGGTCGGCATCCGGCCGGAAATTGCACAAACGATTGTGACTCTCGGCATCAACCTGAATGATTTCACGACGACGAGCACATTGCAGCGCGGCGTGGAACAGGCGCTCGCGCTTACAGACCGGAAAATCGTGGAGGTGGAAGAATGAATGTACGCATACCGATTTTAAAACTGCGGGATTGTCTGATTGTATCCATTCAATGGGAACTTGATGATCAGACTGCGATTCAGTTTCAGGAAGATTTGCTGACAAAATTGCATGAGACAAGCGCCCGCGGTGTCGTGATTGATCTGACGTCGATTGACTTCATCGATTCATTTATCGCAAAGGTGCTGGGAGATGTAATCAGTATGTCAAGCCTGATGGGAGCGCGTGTAGTAATTACTGGCATCCAGCCGGCTGTTGCAATCACACTGATCGAGCTTGGCATCCGTCTTGAAGATGTCATGACTGCCCTCGATTTAGAAAACGGTCTGGACAAACTTCAACTGGAATTGGAGGGCTAATGCATGAACAATCAGTCCTCAGTGGAAATTTTGACAGAATGGGATATCGTCGCAGCCCGGCAGCTCGGACGTAACGTCGCAAAAGAGCTCGGCTTCGGAACGGTAGATCAGGCGAGAATCACGACAGCCATCAGTGAATTGGCACGCAATATTTATCTTTATGCCGGACAAGGAAAGATCGAAATCCAGCGGGTCACTGAAAAAGGGCTTAATGGGATTATGATCGTTGCAACAGATACAGGACCCGGCATCCCGGACATCCGTAAAGTGATGGAAGACGGATTTTCTACATCCGGCGGATTGGGAGCGGGACTGCCGGGTGTGAAACGCCTGATGGATGATTTTAAAATCGAAACCATTTTGGGGGAAGGAACAGATATCCGAGCAACCAAATGGCTTCGGTAAGGGGGAAGCTGAGTGGTTCAGATCATTGAAAGCCAGTATAAAGAAATTTTAGCCCAATATATTCGGGAACAATCGGAGCAGAATTTATATGCAGGGCAAATCCTGAGCCGCCAGTTCTTGCAGGAAAACGTGCAGCCTGAAGAAGTCATCAGCATGCATAAAGCGGCGCTTGCAGGATTACATGGTGAGTTGCCTGATGAAGTATGGCACTCATTTGACTTGCTTATCGAAATGATGATCAGCTATGGCATGGCTAACCGTGAACGGCAGAGTCTGGTTCAAAAACAGGAAGAGCTCAGAGTCGAAATGGATCTGGCATCACATGTACAGGAAACACTCCTGAAGACGCAGCGTCCGGAAATCGCGGGACTGGATGTCGGGGTGATTTCTGTGCCATCACGTGCGATGAATGGCGATTACATATACTTTGTGTATGATGAGTCAGGATCAGCAGGAGTGGCGGTTGCCGACGTTATTGGAAAAGGCATACCTGCCGCCCTTTGCATGTCCATGATTAAATTCGGACTGGACAGTCTGAATGATGCCGCGGCACATCCAAGTGACGTGCTGGGTGTCATTAATCGGATCGTGGAAAAAAGCATCGATGATTCCATGTTCATCTCAATGTTCTACGGACAGTATAATGCAGAAGATGGAAGGCTGACGTACGGATCAGCCGGTCACGAACCGGCACTCCTGTACCGGGCAGAGACAGACACATTCGAAGAACTGCGGGCAAGAGGACTGTTGCTCGGTGTATCGCCGAAAGCGAAATACGAAGACCGGTCCGTACAATTGCATACAGGCGACCTTGTGATTGCGATGACCGATGGCGTGACAGAAGGGCGGACAGAAGTAGGCTTCATTGACCATGAAGTCATTTTTGATATGGTCCGGCACAAAAAAGACGCCTCGGCACAGGAAATTGCAGAGTACTTGTATGAAGAGCTCAGCCGCATGCAGCAAGCGGAATTGCGGGATGATTTTACCTTGGTCATCTATAAAAAAAGCTGACCTGGTGTTTAGCTTGGCGAGTAGACGGGTATTGTGGTCAACAGTGGATTTTTTCAATGCTATCAGGAAAACCGAAGAACAATGTTGAAGAAATAACCAACCAATATGACTAGTGAAAACAGGGGTGTCGATTAGATGAATATCCAAGTGGAATTGCATGAAGAAAGCGGAAACCTGACAGGAGCAGTGCGCGGAGAAATTGATGCACACACTGCACCTGTTCTGCGGGAACGACTGGAAGCGCACCAAAACCAGAATGGACTGAACGCAGTCATCGATCTTTCAGGAGTGAATTACATGGACAGTACCGGACTCGGTGTGTTCGTGGCATTTTTTAAAGCGTTGAATGCAAAGGACGGTCACGTAAAGCTGGTCGGTCTTTCTGCACGTTTGAAACGTCTGTTTGATATTACCGGCCTTGGGGACATCATGGATATTGAATCAGAAAATAAAGGTGGTAAGTGATTATGCGTCCTTTCGATTATATTGAAATGAGGGTTCCTGCCAAGCCGCAATATGTTGGGGTGGCACGGTTAGCCATTTCCGGACTGGCCAGCCGCATCGGTTTTTCATATGACGATATCGAAGATCTGAAAATCGCATCAAGTGAAGCGGTGACAAACGCTGTACAGCATGCCTATAAGGATGGAGAAGATGGGGAAGTTGTCATCGGATGTGCATTGTATGGCGATAAAATTGAAATCATGGTAGCCGATCATGGCAAGAGTTTCGATTTTGAAGAGACAAAAGCGAAAGTAGGGCCATACCATGACCAGGAAGAAGTATCGTTCCTGCGCGAAGGTGGGTTAGGCCTTTATTTAATAGAGACACTTATGGATGAAGTGAAAGTACACCATCAGGAAGGTGTAACAGTTTTCATGACAAAGCATGTCAAGCGAGAGCAGGTGGAAGAGGATGTCGAAACAATCTCATCCTAATCAGCCGACAAAAGAACAGGTATTGGAATGGATTGAAGCGTATCAGAAAAATGAAGATGAAGAAGCACAGACAAATCTCGTACTGCATTACGAGCGGCTTGTCGAATCGATTGCCCGGAAATATTCCAACGGGAAATCGTATCACGAAGATATCGCCCAGGTAGGCATGCTTGGACTGCTCGGTGCCATTCGCCGGTACGATCCGTCGTTCGGCAGGAGCTTTGAAGCATTCGCAGTGCCAACGATCATCGGGGAAATTAAGCGGTTTCTCCGGGACAAGACATGGGCTATTCACGTGCCGCGGCGAATTAAAGAGCTTGGCCCCCGGATCAAATCCACAGTTGAGCAGCTGACGATTGAATTGCAGCGTTCGCCGCAAGTGTGGGAGATCGCTGAATACCTCGGTGTTGACGAAGATGATGTTTTAGAAGCGATGGAGATGGGCAAGAGCTATCAGGCATTATCAATGGATCACTCGCTTGAAGCGGATTCTGATGGCAGTACTGTGACTTTGTTTGATGTGGTCGGACAGGAAGACAATGGTTATGAAAAAGCAGACCAGCGCATGCTTGTTGCCAACGCGATGAGCATTCTGTCGGAGCGGGAAAAACAGATTATCCAGTACACGTACATTGAGCAGTTGAGCCAGAAAGAAGCGGGTGACCGGCTGGGCATTTCCCAGATGCACGTATCCCGCCTCCAGCGCAAAGCGATCAAAAAACTGCAGGAAGCCATTCTGGCGGCCGGTGGGGTTACATAAGTGGAAGTACTCCGCCACCCATTTGTAGACGTTTGTATCTATAACGCGGCCAAAAAAGGGAATTACGAATCAGGCGATAGTTATTTTACGATTGTCACAGACGATTATTTCGTCTGTTCAGTGGCAGACGGTCTTGGAAATGGACCGGTTGCCCGGCTGGCATCGCAAGTGATTCCGACGATCCTGAAAGAATACCACCATGAAACCGTCGACGACCTGATGTTCCGCTTTAATGAGCAGATGTTTCAAAAACGGGGAGCAGCCGTTGCCGTTTTCAAGGTCTATTTCAAAGAGAAGTACTTTGACTATAGCTGTGTCGGAAATATCCGTTTTTATCTGTACAGACGAAAGACGGATGAACTCGTCTATCCGCTCCCGGTAATGGGTTATCTTTCGGGTCGGCCGCAAAAATTGCGTACCCAGCGATTCCCGTATTCACCGGGTGATCTGTTCCTTGCCCACTCGGATGGAGTGGATTTACGGAGTCCG
Above is a genomic segment from Planococcus lenghuensis containing:
- the alr gene encoding alanine racemase; the protein is MGKLYRPTRAIIELDAIAHNLAIIKKAAGDVRMIAVVKANGYGHGAEAVARQALKSGAALLAVATPDEALELRGQGIDADILVMGASPVSFIPVAVEHNVILTAYSADWVRQARNAASGDVRIHLKVDTGMGRLGIQPEETEEVLAMLRRSPFHLEGVFTHFATADEADSDLLNRQGERFTAVLKHTGTGLLIHAANSAAALLHPEFAFNAVRAGIAMYGIAPSAYVESELKSPLKPAMSLSTELVHVKKLPAGSTVSYGATYVTEKDEWIGTLPIGYADGLLRGLQGQEVLIRGKRVPIIGRICMDQCMVRLQQEMPAGEPVQLLGVQGGEQIRAEEWARCLETIPYEIPCMLTARVPRFLR
- a CDS encoding transcriptional regulator, with product MSAVYENESAKTKEVIVKLPKTMVSELTACTYEHVEEAGDYVYVSTQRVKRTTYGSNHIREAMIKGYVEMSQINLSIACECSHAEYEAEHNLSVRLVSGG
- a CDS encoding type II toxin-antitoxin system PemK/MazF family toxin; the protein is MIVKRGDVFFAELSPVVGSEQGGTRPVLVIQNDIGNRFSPTVIVAAITAQIQKAKLPTHVEISAKANGFERDSVVLLEQIRTIDKSRLTDKITHLDDGLMEKVDEALEVSVGLVKF
- a CDS encoding STAS domain-containing protein, whose protein sequence is MNEKLALFINRHLNDILPAWQEVLEADDREGSFQMLASEMRDQTSREFAELMLTNLSESHQAYEHRLNDFSEKVVRLGWSIVFVTRAIDAFSRTVYAKMEEENFIGEDDIRDYINVFQNWIGPMRNSIIAAYSKTWERTVSLQKIALQELSASLIPVFDKISVMPLVGTIDTERAKLIMENLLQGVVKHRAEVVLLDITGVPVVDTMVAHHIIQAADAVRLVGAKCMLVGIRPEIAQTIVTLGINLNDFTTTSTLQRGVEQALALTDRKIVEVEE
- a CDS encoding STAS domain-containing protein, yielding MNVRIPILKLRDCLIVSIQWELDDQTAIQFQEDLLTKLHETSARGVVIDLTSIDFIDSFIAKVLGDVISMSSLMGARVVITGIQPAVAITLIELGIRLEDVMTALDLENGLDKLQLELEG
- a CDS encoding anti-sigma regulatory factor encodes the protein MNNQSSVEILTEWDIVAARQLGRNVAKELGFGTVDQARITTAISELARNIYLYAGQGKIEIQRVTEKGLNGIMIVATDTGPGIPDIRKVMEDGFSTSGGLGAGLPGVKRLMDDFKIETILGEGTDIRATKWLR
- a CDS encoding PP2C family protein-serine/threonine phosphatase, which gives rise to MVQIIESQYKEILAQYIREQSEQNLYAGQILSRQFLQENVQPEEVISMHKAALAGLHGELPDEVWHSFDLLIEMMISYGMANRERQSLVQKQEELRVEMDLASHVQETLLKTQRPEIAGLDVGVISVPSRAMNGDYIYFVYDESGSAGVAVADVIGKGIPAALCMSMIKFGLDSLNDAAAHPSDVLGVINRIVEKSIDDSMFISMFYGQYNAEDGRLTYGSAGHEPALLYRAETDTFEELRARGLLLGVSPKAKYEDRSVQLHTGDLVIAMTDGVTEGRTEVGFIDHEVIFDMVRHKKDASAQEIAEYLYEELSRMQQAELRDDFTLVIYKKS
- a CDS encoding STAS domain-containing protein encodes the protein MNIQVELHEESGNLTGAVRGEIDAHTAPVLRERLEAHQNQNGLNAVIDLSGVNYMDSTGLGVFVAFFKALNAKDGHVKLVGLSARLKRLFDITGLGDIMDIESENKGGK
- the rsbW gene encoding anti-sigma B factor RsbW, whose product is MRPFDYIEMRVPAKPQYVGVARLAISGLASRIGFSYDDIEDLKIASSEAVTNAVQHAYKDGEDGEVVIGCALYGDKIEIMVADHGKSFDFEETKAKVGPYHDQEEVSFLREGGLGLYLIETLMDEVKVHHQEGVTVFMTKHVKREQVEEDVETISS
- the sigB gene encoding RNA polymerase sigma factor SigB — encoded protein: MSKQSHPNQPTKEQVLEWIEAYQKNEDEEAQTNLVLHYERLVESIARKYSNGKSYHEDIAQVGMLGLLGAIRRYDPSFGRSFEAFAVPTIIGEIKRFLRDKTWAIHVPRRIKELGPRIKSTVEQLTIELQRSPQVWEIAEYLGVDEDDVLEAMEMGKSYQALSMDHSLEADSDGSTVTLFDVVGQEDNGYEKADQRMLVANAMSILSEREKQIIQYTYIEQLSQKEAGDRLGISQMHVSRLQRKAIKKLQEAILAAGGVT
- a CDS encoding PP2C family serine/threonine-protein phosphatase; this encodes MEVLRHPFVDVCIYNAAKKGNYESGDSYFTIVTDDYFVCSVADGLGNGPVARLASQVIPTILKEYHHETVDDLMFRFNEQMFQKRGAAVAVFKVYFKEKYFDYSCVGNIRFYLYRRKTDELVYPLPVMGYLSGRPQKLRTQRFPYSPGDLFLAHSDGVDLRSPKTMMRRAGTPERLYYDIHAAIETGDDATFITGGLLQ